One window of the Anopheles cruzii chromosome 2, idAnoCruzAS_RS32_06, whole genome shotgun sequence genome contains the following:
- the LOC128278039 gene encoding clavesin-1-like produces MTPTIDLNKAPECYAPYSFALSDKYKIMAQDELREDDDIRESALKQFREWIAKHPLIRKCRTDAPFLLRFLRTKKFSIPAATEMFEKYLTIRQVYPHWFFKLDINDPDLEAIIDSGYLFPLPERDEQGRKIIFSNAGKFDTSRFTSAQLIKIHSMVLEALQDEEESQIAGYIHVTDDSELNIGFLGIWSFTDIRNLAHCVQNSLPMRQKENHFVSLPSFANKLSEFILSVLSEKLQKRVFVHRGWDEAKTKIDPKLLPKEYGGTVPMADCIAQFKKQLKERRDMVLALDEMEIEVNKNTIPWADSSDADIAAGVIGSFRKLEVD; encoded by the coding sequence TGACTCCTACAATCGACCTGAACAAAGCTCCCGAATGCTACGCCCCGTACAGCTTCGCCCTGTCGGACAAGTACAAAATTATGGCCCAGGACGAGCTgcgcgaggacgacgacatTCGGGAGAGCGCCCTGAAGCAGTTCCGCGAGTGGATTGCCAAACATCCGCTCATCCGGAAGTGCCGCACCGATGCGCCATTCCTGTTGCGCTTTCTGCGCACGAAAAAGTTCTCCatcccggcggcgacggagatGTTCGAGAAGTACCTGACGATCCGGCAGGTCTATCCGCACTGGTTCTTCAAGCTGGACATCAACGATCCGGACCTGGAGGCGATCATCGACAGTGGTTATCTGTTCCCGTTGCCGGAGCGTGACGAGCAGGGGCGCAAAATTATCTTCTCCAACGCCGGCAAGTTCGACACGAGCCGGTTCACGTCGGCCCAGCTCATCAAGATCCACTCGATGGTGCTGGAGGCGCTGCAGGACGAGGAGGAGTCACAGATTGCCGGCTATATCCACGTGACGGACGACTCGGAGCTGAACATTGGCTTCCTCGGCATCTGGTCGTTCACCGACATCCGCAACCTGGCGCACTGCGTCCAGAACTCGCTGCCGATGCGCCAGAAGGAAAACCACTTCGTGAGCCTGCCGTCGTTCGCGAACAAACTGTCCGAGTTTATCCTGTCCGTGTTGAGCGAGAAGCTGCAGAAGCGGGTGTTCGTGCACCGCGGGTGGGACGAGGCGAAGACCAAGATTGACCCGAAGCTGCTGCCGAAAGAGTACGGCGGAACCGTCCCGATGGCGGATTGCATTGCCCAGTTCAAGAAGCAGCTGAAGGAGCGTCGCGACATGGTGCTGGCGCTGgacgaaatggaaattgaGGTCAACAAGAACACGATCCCGTGGGCCGATAGTTCGGATGCGGATATAGCGGCCGGTGTTATCGGCAGCTTCCGGAAGCTGGAGGTCGACTGA